Genomic DNA from Thermanaerothrix sp.:
CCCATTCTTGAGACGTGGTTCTTTCACTGGAAGGTGGCCACCACCACCCCTCCCTGGGAGGCCGCGGACTTTATCCCCGGTACGGCCTTTACGGCGGAGGCGAGATCCCCCAAGGCGCCGCCGAAGCTTACGGATATGGAGGCCCTGCCGCCCCCGTAGGAGGTCACCGCCGCCTCGGACGTGGCGGGGTGCTTCTGGATGGACTCCAACACGGCGTTAACCGCCTGGAAGTCGCTCACGTTCATCAGCTGCACCACCACCTTGTGGTATGCTGACGGAGCCTTTGAACCGTGGATGGTCTGTCCTTGGCCGGAGATCAGCTTTCTTGCCAGGTCCTGGGCCGCCGCCTCCACCGCCTTCTGGGAGGCCTCGTCAGGGGTTCCACCCAGCTGCTTGGAGCTGCTCATCTCGCTCAGCAGGTACTTGCCGTCCTGGGTTGAGTAGCCCTGAAGGGTCACCGTGGCGGTGGCGGTGTACGTGCCGAAGTCGTTCTTCACCGCCTCGGCCAAGGTGGCCTTCCCCACCAGGAATATCCTAACGTCGTAGACCTTCCCCAGCTCCCTTATGGCCTTCGCGTTGCCGGTCATGAGAAGCTCCGAACGCTTATCCCGTTTTATCCTTTCCACCTGGGCGGCGTTCACCACCGGGTAACCGTTCTCTATGAGGGCCTTTGTTATCACCGTGGAGGAGGTGTCCACCGCCAGGTTCTCCCGGAAAAGCCCGCTGGCCTCCTCGAATATCACCACCGCTATGCGCTTGTGCTGGGGCAGCATGGCTCCGAAGGCCAAGGACGCGCCAAAGAGGCAAGCCAGGGCCGCGATGCCGAAGGATTTCAAAGCTTTCAATCGGAACACCCCCTTGCGGGTAAGATGTCGTAGCCTACCTTATGCCGATCTTGAAGCTCTCCACGTCCCCCCAGTAGGGTATGACCTTGTCGCCTCGGCGGACGTCGACGCCCTTTATGAGGTTGCCCTTGGAGTAGCTGGGGTTCACCTCGGTTATCTGGATGAGCCCCAGGGGTATCTTCTCCACGTCCAATATCTCCCCCTTAAGTCCCAGCACCGGGCTTCCCTCGGCGTAGACCATGAAGATCTGCCCCGGCTGCACACCACCGTTGTTCATCCCAGCGTCTATGGTGACCACCTTGGCCATCTCGGAGAGCACGTTGTAGGGCTTGACCTTGATGGCGGAGCCCGCCTTGGCCTTTATCTGGTCCACCACCTTGGTTACCGCCTTGTAAGTGGCCTGCCCCAGGAGGCCTCCCGCCTTGCCGGTGCCGAACACCGCGGAGTCGTAGGCCAGCCCCCCCTGGGTTTGGTTGGCCGCCCCCTCGGATTTGGCGGTTAGGACTATCTCCCCGGTGGCGGCGTTGATGAGCCTCACGTCCAAGGTAACGTAGGCGGTCTCGGAGCCCACCGCCACCCCGCTGAACCCTGCAAAGGGGAGGGGTATCACGCCGCCGGAGGCCTCGTACTTATACTGGGTCACGGAGCCGGTTATTAGGTAGTCCGCCCCGAGCATCTTGCCCATCTGCACC
This window encodes:
- a CDS encoding CsgG/HfaB family protein; this encodes MPNWGSKFSRALLALGVILTLVPAAQAKTRVAVLSFQDNSGAGAPAGAIADMMTTELFNTGLFSVVERSRLDQVAAEQRMSAQGLMDPTAAVQMGKMLGADYLITGSVTQYKYEASGGVIPLPFAGFSGVAVGSETAYVTLDVRLINAATGEIVLTAKSEGAANQTQGGLAYDSAVFGTGKAGGLLGQATYKAVTKVVDQIKAKAGSAIKVKPYNVLSEMAKVVTIDAGMNNGGVQPGQIFMVYAEGSPVLGLKGEILDVEKIPLGLIQITEVNPSYSKGNLIKGVDVRRGDKVIPYWGDVESFKIGIR